A stretch of the Desulfobotulus mexicanus genome encodes the following:
- a CDS encoding TetR/AcrR family transcriptional regulator, which produces MSDRSTFMKLREDEREVRKSLIINAAMKLFEEKSFHDIGMRDIAAEAGVSAASIYRYFPSRDDLFVEALIQDINSIEGLLEQRLTNDGTIEDLAVAVVDYLIDNEATFQMMCHFMIRGEVNTRALKKFNAVQRYFLKMFDEMVKRAGGAENIRFFSHAFFASLAGVVMTFRNYPGRNSEERRRYMHKLALLIMREGNSLDEDVFEKDLAEMRSKKNS; this is translated from the coding sequence ATGTCGGATCGATCCACATTCATGAAGCTGAGGGAAGATGAGCGTGAAGTACGCAAAAGTCTCATTATTAATGCTGCGATGAAGCTCTTTGAGGAAAAATCCTTTCATGATATAGGAATGAGGGATATTGCGGCAGAAGCGGGTGTTTCTGCTGCTTCCATATATCGTTATTTTCCAAGCCGGGATGATCTTTTTGTTGAAGCTCTGATCCAGGATATCAATTCCATTGAGGGGCTTCTGGAACAGCGCCTGACCAATGATGGTACCATTGAGGATCTGGCCGTGGCTGTTGTGGATTATCTCATCGACAATGAAGCAACCTTTCAGATGATGTGCCATTTTATGATTCGGGGTGAAGTTAATACGCGCGCCTTGAAAAAGTTCAATGCTGTACAGCGTTACTTTCTAAAAATGTTTGATGAGATGGTTAAAAGGGCTGGAGGGGCTGAAAACATCCGCTTTTTTTCCCACGCATTCTTTGCATCCCTTGCCGGTGTTGTTATGACCTTCAGAAATTATCCTGGAAGAAACTCCGAAGAGAGACGACGTTATATGCATAAGCTGGCTCTTTTGATCATGCGGGAAGGTAACAGTCTTGACG
- a CDS encoding iron-sulfur cluster assembly scaffold protein, which produces MEEDKDFWQSHSEQYLEMAFSNERQEKISHPDGYGKKMGDCGDTIEFFLTLEKDRLQFVSYQIDGCINTNACAATISRMTEGKSLDTAWQILPETVIAYLGTLPEHELHCAELAVGAFYMALADVQKKNMDKEKED; this is translated from the coding sequence ATGGAAGAAGATAAGGATTTCTGGCAGTCACATTCTGAGCAATATCTTGAAATGGCCTTTAGCAATGAAAGGCAGGAGAAAATTTCCCATCCCGATGGATATGGTAAAAAGATGGGGGACTGTGGAGACACAATAGAATTTTTTCTTACCCTGGAAAAAGACCGCCTGCAGTTTGTTTCCTACCAGATAGATGGTTGTATCAATACCAATGCCTGTGCAGCAACAATTTCCCGTATGACAGAAGGTAAATCTCTGGATACGGCATGGCAGATTCTTCCGGAAACTGTTATTGCTTACCTTGGTACACTTCCGGAGCATGAATTGCATTGCGCAGAACTTGCTGTGGGTGCTTTTTATATGGCTCTTGCGGATGTTCAGAAAAAAAACATGGACAAAGAAAAAGAAGACTGA
- a CDS encoding response regulator yields MNENTSGDKMDFFQPEFPDNGADSEKSRQQPPWKILVADDDPEVHRLTRMVLGSHVYDGRSMQILEASSSHQALDVLDSHEEVAVLVLDVVMESESAGLDLVSLIRNQRKNTCLQILLRTGQPGMAPESVVVSDYGINDYQSKSDLTSQRFISSVVMALRAYRDCHALQELNRKLQLALQENMQIRRSLEKNNEELEARVASRTKELEKANAELKETMEATRELACRAEEASRAKSVFLANMSHEIRTPMNGILGMAELLNDACNGREQKEMLEIIRSSGDHLLGIIDDLLDYTILESGGVRMDAIPFDPEGICISVLNDFSSTARKKNIHLKFFPVRHLPARLLGDGDRMCQVLKILLGNAVKFTEAGEVVLRADGFQASTETFILKVTIKDRGHGVPDHQKQMIFKPFFQADSATTRKHGGTGLGLAICRKLVIQMKGHIHVENRPGGGSSFTIEIPFPMASQAVDSLPEWHGMLEGKKVGISLNDPEEANLVADWITLAGGSAVSDPQDRSQPVAFWITDSALETLCGTPRIDVDGTGNGPWIWQRPLLRSSFMELSRNILSKIPSVQEDSAGEEGKPRILVVEDQAVNRIVVMKILERKGFIVDIAEDGSKGLEQLREKAYDAVLMDMRMPVMDGLEATRALRSREAGILNMHVPVIALTANATVEDRKNCLASGMDDYLAKPVMPDTLVATLEKWMRNSCSTDFSGQ; encoded by the coding sequence ATGAATGAGAATACTTCCGGAGATAAAATGGATTTTTTCCAACCGGAATTCCCTGATAATGGGGCCGATTCTGAAAAAAGCAGGCAGCAGCCCCCGTGGAAAATACTGGTTGCAGATGATGATCCTGAGGTGCATCGGCTGACACGGATGGTATTGGGCAGTCATGTCTATGATGGAAGGTCTATGCAGATTCTTGAGGCCTCTTCTTCGCATCAGGCTCTGGATGTTCTGGACAGCCATGAAGAGGTGGCGGTTCTGGTGCTGGATGTGGTTATGGAGAGTGAGTCCGCAGGTCTGGATCTGGTATCTCTCATTCGTAATCAGAGGAAAAACACCTGCCTGCAGATCCTTCTACGGACAGGGCAGCCGGGAATGGCTCCGGAATCTGTGGTTGTTTCCGATTATGGTATTAACGATTATCAGTCCAAAAGCGATCTGACTTCCCAGCGCTTTATAAGTTCTGTAGTGATGGCTCTCCGGGCTTACAGGGATTGCCATGCTCTTCAGGAACTTAACCGTAAGCTTCAGTTGGCCCTGCAGGAAAATATGCAGATTCGCCGCAGCCTGGAAAAAAATAACGAAGAACTGGAAGCAAGGGTTGCCAGCCGGACAAAGGAACTGGAAAAAGCCAACGCTGAACTGAAGGAAACCATGGAAGCCACCCGGGAGCTGGCCTGCCGTGCAGAAGAGGCAAGCCGTGCCAAAAGTGTTTTTCTGGCTAACATGAGCCATGAAATCCGAACACCCATGAATGGGATTCTCGGAATGGCAGAATTGCTGAATGATGCCTGTAATGGAAGAGAACAGAAGGAAATGCTGGAAATTATCCGCAGCAGCGGAGATCACCTTCTGGGGATAATTGATGACCTTCTGGACTACACCATTCTGGAATCAGGAGGTGTCCGCATGGATGCCATACCCTTTGATCCTGAAGGAATCTGTATATCCGTACTGAATGATTTCAGTTCCACTGCCCGTAAAAAAAATATACATTTAAAGTTTTTTCCGGTAAGGCATCTTCCTGCCCGTCTGCTGGGAGATGGCGACCGAATGTGTCAGGTTCTTAAAATCCTTTTGGGTAATGCCGTTAAATTTACGGAGGCTGGCGAGGTTGTTCTTCGGGCGGATGGGTTTCAGGCTTCCACAGAAACTTTTATTCTGAAGGTGACAATAAAAGACAGGGGACATGGCGTTCCCGACCATCAGAAGCAGATGATTTTCAAGCCTTTTTTCCAGGCTGACAGTGCCACTACCAGAAAACATGGTGGAACCGGGCTTGGACTTGCCATTTGCAGAAAACTTGTCATACAGATGAAAGGCCACATACATGTGGAAAACCGTCCAGGAGGCGGTAGTTCTTTTACCATTGAAATTCCTTTTCCCATGGCATCACAGGCAGTGGATAGTCTTCCGGAGTGGCATGGTATGCTGGAAGGAAAAAAGGTTGGTATTTCTCTGAATGACCCGGAAGAAGCGAATCTTGTGGCAGACTGGATTACCCTTGCAGGTGGCAGTGCTGTGTCTGATCCTCAGGATCGGAGTCAGCCTGTAGCATTCTGGATTACGGATTCTGCTCTGGAAACATTATGCGGTACTCCCCGCATTGATGTTGACGGAACCGGAAACGGGCCATGGATATGGCAGCGTCCTCTGCTGCGGTCCTCTTTTATGGAATTGTCCAGAAATATTTTATCAAAGATTCCTTCTGTACAGGAAGATTCAGCCGGAGAGGAAGGAAAGCCCCGGATTCTTGTGGTTGAAGATCAGGCTGTCAACCGCATTGTTGTGATGAAAATCCTTGAGCGCAAAGGCTTTATTGTAGATATTGCGGAAGATGGCAGCAAGGGGCTGGAGCAGCTTCGGGAAAAGGCCTATGATGCGGTATTGATGGATATGCGTATGCCCGTTATGGATGGACTGGAGGCAACCCGTGCTTTGCGTTCCCGTGAAGCGGGTATTCTTAACATGCATGTGCCTGTCATAGCCCTTACAGCCAATGCGACGGTGGAAGACCGGAAAAATTGTCTGGCATCGGGAATGGATGATTATCTGGCCAAGCCGGTTATGCCAGATACTCTTGTGGCTACACTGGAAAAATGGATGCGCAACTCATGTTCAACGGATTTTTCTGGACAGTAG